The Xiphias gladius isolate SHS-SW01 ecotype Sanya breed wild chromosome 7, ASM1685928v1, whole genome shotgun sequence genome window below encodes:
- the glod4 gene encoding glyoxalase domain-containing protein 4 — MALRRALHFVFKVGDRAKTATFYRDVLGMKVLRHEEFEEGCKATCNGPYDGKWSKTMVGFGPEDDHFVAELTYNYGVGEYQLGNDFLGLTLQSSQAVSNAKRLGWPLTEVGEALYLTQAPGGYPFYLVDKEQPPNDPVQKVCLGVSDLQRSTHYWSTLLGMKVMDKNEEKKTVLMGFADTQCKLELHDIDGTVDHGTAFGRIAFSCPREQLPDLEALMKRENQKILTPLVSLDTPGKATVEVVILTDPDGHEICFVGDEAFRQLSMVDPKGNDLLDKAMAEDKSDEWFAKHNRQKAAA, encoded by the exons ATGGCTTTGAGACGAGcgctgcattttgttttcaaagttgGCGACAGGGCCAAAACAGCCACCTTTTACCGAGATGTTCTGGGCATGAAG GTTTTACGCCACGAAGAGTTTGAAGAAGGCTGCAAAGCAACTTGCAATGG GCCCTACGATGGAAAATGGAGCAAGACAATGGTTGGTTTTGGTCCAGAAGATGACCATTTTGTCGCTGAACTGACATACAATTATGGGGTCGGAGAATATCAGCTTGGCAATGACTTCTTG GGCCTCACCCTGCAGTCAAGCCAAGCTGTCAGCAATGCTAAACGTCTGGGGTGGCCCCTGACTGAGGTAGGAGAGGCTCTGTATCTGACCCAGGCTCCAGGAGGGTATCCCTTTTACCTGGTGGACAAAGAGCAGCCTCCTAACG ACCCCGTGCAGAAGGTTTGTCTCGGAGTGTCAGACCTCCAGAGATCGACACACTACTGGAGTACGCTCTTGGGGATGAAGGTGATGGACaagaatgaggaaaagaaaacgGTGCTGATGGGATTCGCAGACACACAA TGCAAACTGGAGCTTCATGATATCGATGGGACAGTAGATCATGGAACAGCGTTTGGGAGAATAGCATTTTCATGCCCACGGGAGCAA CTGCCCGACCTTGAAGCCttgatgaaaagggaaaatcagAAAATTCTCACTCCATTAGTCAGCCTAGACACCCCTGGAAAAGCCACAGTAGAAGTAGTTATTTTGACCGACCCA gaCGGCCATGAGATCTGCTTTGTGGGAGATGAGGCATTTAGGCAGCTCTCCATGGTGGACCCCAAAGGAAATGACTTACTTGATAAG
- the mrm3a gene encoding rRNA methyltransferase 3A, mitochondrial has product MAAYARSVVSLVSRERRDFLTRVCGVMVASKRYVRGLRRKPVRVLFPDNDADTEVQARPRPRTPEQHVKRERKEKEAKVTSAAEHLEESGSVRARASEQSAPKHAHASATKDQVEGLRFERAFPGDKRLARLVSVARSRTFREHQGKILLEGRRLICDALDAGANPQMVFFSTVDRLRELPLDKLRRATLVKVKFEDIKIWSDLVAPQGVIAIFSRPDPSRLNFASTGHSVPLSLICDNVRDPGNLGTMLRCAAAAGCHNVLLTKGCVDAWEPKVLRAAMGAHFRLPIYPSLDWDNIENHLPKPVTVHVADSSCGPDRSRQTEDLQVNVSHKPCKAGDYGWVSTRRSRSNVHYEEYNSESDSDSDSDSDSKDEGLSLPRVDTKLYHESWAQSPTALVIGGETHGLSLEAAQLAEKTAGHRLFIPVVPDVDSLNSAMAASILLFEGRKQLLKLMQSSGRKWKSKAEGQFS; this is encoded by the exons ATGGCGGCGTACGCGAGAAGCGTGGTGAGTCTCGTCTCCAGAGAGCGACGTGACTTTCTAACCAGGGTATGCGGCGTTATGGTGGCATCGAAACGGTACGTACGCGGACTGAGGAGGAAGCCGGTCAGAGTGCTGTTTCCCGACAACGACGCGGACACGGAGGTGCAGGCGAGGCCACGGCCTCGGACACCAGAGCAACAtgtgaagagggagaggaaggagaaggaggcaaAAGTCACGTCTGCGGCAGAGCATCTGGAGGAAAGTGGCTCCGTCAGGGCGAGGGCGAGTGAGCAGTCAGCTCCAAAACACGCTCACGCTTCTGCCACCAAGGATCAGGTGGAGGGACTGCGCTTTGAGCGGGCCTTTCCTGGGGATAAGAGACTGGC GAGGTTAGTGAGCGTTGCCCGCTCCAGGACATTTCGGGAGCACCAGGGTAAAATCCTCCTGGAGGGCAGGCGTTTGATCTGTGATGCCCTGGATGCCGGTGCCAACCCGCAGATGGTGTTCTTCAGTACAGTGGATCGGCTCCGAGAGCTGCCCCTAGACAAGCTGAGAAGGGCCACGCTGGTCAAAGTCAAGTTTGAGGACATCAAGATCTGGTCTGACCTTGTGGCTCCACAAGGGGTGATTG CCATATTTTCTCGTCCGGACCCATCACGGTTAAACTTCGCAAGTACAGGTCATTCAGTGCCATTGTCCCTGATATGCGACAATGTCAGAGACCCGGGCAACCTTGGGACTATGCTGcgttgtgctgctgctgctggatgcCATAATGTCCTGCTCACCAAGG GTTGTGTTGATGCTTGGGAGCCTAAAGTTCTGCGCGCAGCAATGGGCGCCCATTTCCGCCTTCCCATCTACCCCAGCCTGGACTGGGATAATATCGAAAATCACCTCCCTAAACCTGTGACTGTCCACGTGGCTGACAGCAGCTGTGGCCCTGACAGAAGTAGACAAACAGAAGATTTGCAAGTCAATGTGTCCCACAAACCCTGCAAAGCAGGTGACTATGGCTGGGTCAGCACAAGGCGTAGTCGCAGCAACGTGCACTACGAGGAATACAACTCTGAATCGGACTCTGACTCGGACTCTGACTCGGACTCCAAGGATGAGGGACTTTCACTCCCCAGAGTGGACACCAAGCTGTACCATGAGAGCTGGGCCCAGAGTCCCACAGCTCTTGTGATAGGTGGTGAGACACACGGTCTCAGTCTAGAAGCAGCCCAGCTGGCTGAGAAAACTGCCGGGCACAGGCTCTTTATTCCTGTCGTTCCTGATGTGGACAGCTTGAATTCAGCCATGGCAGCCAGCATCCTTTTGTTTGAGGGCAGGAAGCAGCtgttaaaactaatgcagtcatCCGGACGGAAATGGAAATCTAAAGCTGAGGGGCAGTTTTCATGA